Proteins co-encoded in one Bacillus paramycoides genomic window:
- a CDS encoding DUF441 domain-containing protein, which yields MISQSTLFLFILLIIGLIAKNQSLTVAIGVLFLLKFTFLGDKVFPYLQTKGINLGVTVITIAVLVPIATGEIGFKQLGEAAKSYYAWIALASGVAVALLAKGGVQLLTTDPHITTALVFGTIIAVALFNGVAVGPLIGAGIAYAVMSIIQMFK from the coding sequence ATGATTAGTCAGTCAACGTTATTTTTATTCATACTACTTATTATAGGACTTATTGCGAAAAACCAATCGCTAACTGTAGCTATTGGTGTGTTATTTTTATTGAAATTTACGTTTCTAGGAGATAAAGTCTTTCCATATTTACAAACGAAAGGAATTAATCTCGGTGTTACGGTTATTACAATAGCAGTACTCGTCCCGATTGCGACGGGGGAGATAGGTTTTAAACAACTTGGAGAAGCAGCGAAATCATATTATGCATGGATTGCTTTAGCTTCAGGAGTAGCGGTTGCCTTGTTAGCAAAAGGTGGCGTGCAATTATTAACGACGGATCCTCATATTACAACTGCCCTCGTTTTCGGGACAATTATAGCGGTTGCTTTATTTAATGGAGTTGCTGTAGGTCCATTAATTGGGGCTGGAATTGCCTATGCAGTTATGAGTATTATACAGATGTTTAAATAA
- the icd gene encoding NADP-dependent isocitrate dehydrogenase: MTTGEKITVTNGVMNVPNNPIIPFIEGDGIGPDIWAAASRVLEAAVEKAYDGEKKIVWKEVLAGEKAFNQTGEWLPEETLNLIREYLIAIKGPLTTPVGGGIRSLNVALRQELDLYVCLRPVRYFEGVPSPVKRPEDTDMVIFRENTEDIYAGIEYAQGSPEAEKVLAFLKEAMGVNKIRFPETSGIGIKPISEEGTKRLVRAAIQYAINEKRSSVTLVHKGNIMKFTEGAFKNWGYEVAEQEFSDKVFTWAEYDRIVEKDGKDAANKAMADAEVAGKIIVKDSIADIFLQQILTRPREFDVVATMNLNGDYISDALAAQVGGIGIAPGANINYVTGHAIFEATHGTAPKYAGLDKVNPSSVLLSGVLLLEHLGWNEAAKLVTASVEKTIASKVVTYDFARLMEGATEVKCSEFANELIKNMDVAIIKNA; this comes from the coding sequence TTGACGACAGGTGAAAAAATTACTGTAACTAATGGTGTTATGAATGTACCAAACAATCCGATTATTCCATTTATCGAAGGAGATGGAATTGGTCCTGACATTTGGGCAGCTGCATCTCGCGTACTAGAAGCAGCAGTTGAAAAAGCTTATGATGGTGAGAAGAAAATTGTTTGGAAAGAAGTGCTTGCAGGGGAAAAAGCATTCAACCAAACAGGCGAGTGGTTACCAGAAGAAACTTTAAATTTAATCCGTGAGTATTTAATCGCGATTAAAGGTCCACTTACAACTCCAGTTGGCGGTGGTATTCGTTCTCTAAACGTAGCACTTCGTCAAGAATTAGACTTATATGTATGTCTACGTCCAGTTCGTTATTTTGAAGGTGTTCCTTCACCTGTAAAACGTCCGGAAGATACTGATATGGTTATTTTCCGTGAAAATACAGAAGACATTTATGCTGGAATTGAATATGCACAAGGGTCTCCAGAAGCAGAAAAAGTTCTTGCTTTCTTAAAAGAAGCAATGGGTGTTAATAAAATCCGCTTCCCAGAAACATCTGGTATTGGTATTAAACCAATCTCAGAAGAAGGGACAAAGCGTCTTGTTCGTGCTGCAATTCAATATGCAATTAACGAAAAACGCTCTTCTGTTACATTAGTTCATAAAGGAAACATTATGAAATTTACAGAAGGTGCTTTCAAAAACTGGGGTTACGAAGTAGCGGAACAAGAATTTAGCGACAAAGTATTTACTTGGGCTGAATATGATCGTATCGTTGAGAAAGATGGTAAAGATGCAGCGAATAAAGCGATGGCAGATGCTGAAGTGGCTGGAAAAATCATCGTAAAAGATTCTATTGCAGACATCTTCTTACAACAAATTTTAACTCGTCCACGTGAGTTCGATGTTGTTGCAACAATGAACTTAAACGGAGACTACATCTCTGATGCACTTGCTGCGCAAGTAGGTGGAATTGGTATTGCACCTGGTGCAAACATTAATTATGTAACTGGACATGCTATCTTTGAAGCTACACACGGTACAGCTCCAAAATATGCAGGTTTAGATAAAGTAAACCCATCTTCAGTTCTTCTTTCTGGTGTATTATTATTAGAACACTTAGGATGGAATGAAGCTGCGAAATTAGTAACTGCTTCTGTTGAGAAAACAATTGCTTCAAAAGTAGTAACTTATGATTTCGCACGCTTAATGGAAGGTGCAACGGAAGTGAAATGTTCTGAGTTCGCTAATGAACTTATTAAAAACATGGATGTAGCGATAATCAAAAACGCATAA
- the citZ gene encoding citrate synthase — translation MGEFSGKGENVMTVIRGLEGVVATTSSVSSIIDDTLTYVGYNIDDLAENATFEEVVYLLWHRKLPNEQELEKFKGTVSEYYKVPGEILTYLKQVDLKIAHPMSVLRTAISMLSLYDESAEIMDEKSNYLKAVKLQAQVGTLVAAYARIRKGLDVVEPRNDLSLAANFLYMLNDREPNEVEIEAFDKALVLHADHELNASTFTARVCVATLSDVYSGITAAIGALKGPLHGGANENVMKMLTEIGEEENVESYIHNALQNKVKIMGFGHRVYEQGDPRAKHLREMSKRLCVLLGEDKWYNMSIKIEDIVTKEKGLPPNVDFYSASVYHCLGIDHDLFTPIFAISRMSGWLAHILEQYENNRLIRPRADYNGPTHQVYVPIAQR, via the coding sequence TTGGGAGAATTTTCAGGAAAAGGAGAGAATGTCATGACTGTTATTCGAGGTTTAGAAGGGGTAGTAGCAACAACATCATCTGTGAGCTCTATTATTGATGATACATTAACTTATGTTGGGTATAATATTGATGATTTAGCTGAGAATGCTACATTTGAAGAAGTAGTATACTTATTATGGCATCGCAAGCTTCCTAACGAACAAGAACTAGAGAAATTTAAAGGGACTGTATCGGAATACTATAAAGTGCCAGGTGAGATTTTAACATATTTGAAACAAGTAGATTTAAAAATCGCACATCCGATGTCTGTTTTACGAACTGCAATTTCCATGCTATCATTATACGATGAGAGCGCTGAAATTATGGATGAAAAGTCCAATTATTTGAAAGCGGTTAAATTACAGGCTCAAGTGGGAACTTTAGTTGCTGCTTATGCAAGAATTCGTAAAGGGTTAGATGTTGTTGAGCCTAGAAACGATTTATCATTAGCTGCAAATTTCTTGTATATGTTAAATGATCGCGAACCAAACGAAGTTGAAATTGAAGCTTTTGATAAGGCACTTGTACTTCACGCAGATCATGAGTTAAACGCTTCTACATTTACTGCACGCGTTTGTGTAGCTACACTTTCAGATGTATATTCTGGTATTACAGCGGCAATCGGTGCGTTAAAAGGTCCTCTTCACGGCGGGGCAAATGAAAATGTAATGAAGATGTTAACTGAAATCGGCGAAGAAGAAAATGTAGAATCATATATTCATAATGCTCTTCAAAATAAAGTGAAAATTATGGGCTTTGGCCACCGTGTATATGAGCAAGGTGATCCACGTGCAAAACATTTACGTGAAATGTCCAAGAGATTATGCGTGCTTTTAGGAGAAGACAAATGGTATAATATGTCTATCAAAATTGAAGACATTGTAACAAAAGAAAAAGGTCTTCCACCAAATGTTGATTTCTATTCAGCTTCTGTATACCATTGTTTAGGAATTGACCATGACTTATTTACACCTATCTTTGCAATTAGCCGTATGTCAGGCTGGTTAGCTCATATTCTAGAACAATATGAAAACAACCGTTTAATCCGTCCACGTGCTGACTATAATGGACCAACACATCAAGTGTACGTTCCAATTGCACAACGATAA
- the ytvI gene encoding sporulation integral membrane protein YtvI: protein MNRNLLYMILRLIFVIVATVAGFYALLYMSGLIYPFIIAFAFAYLINPVVNFLNQKLQFPRALAVLVSLILVFGAIVGLVTYLVTEAISATTYLLQLVTVKFPDIVAFAQQFALNHIMPLYDDLISKFNHLGEPQRYTITQNIQNLGTEATTQMKELLTAIISGLTNFISALPTTLTVLVFVLLATFFISYDWHRLAQKVRKFLPNRVHGYGKTIFVDLRKALFGFVKAQLTLVSMTTIIVLIGLLILRVPYAITIAIITGVVDLLPYLGTGAVFVPWVIYVFFTGDTAFAIGLLILYIVVIVQRQIMEPKVLSSNIGLDPLATLIALFVGFKLFGFLGLIIGPVTLVLLNTLHKARVFHDLWKYIKGSPSK from the coding sequence TTGAATCGAAACTTACTATATATGATATTGCGACTCATATTTGTGATTGTAGCGACGGTAGCTGGGTTCTATGCATTACTATATATGTCAGGACTTATCTACCCTTTCATTATCGCTTTCGCATTTGCTTATTTGATTAATCCTGTCGTCAATTTCCTTAATCAAAAACTACAATTTCCTCGCGCACTCGCAGTACTCGTTAGCTTAATTCTCGTATTCGGAGCTATCGTCGGACTCGTTACATACCTTGTAACAGAGGCAATATCTGCCACAACATACTTACTACAACTTGTTACAGTAAAGTTTCCAGATATCGTTGCATTTGCTCAGCAATTTGCACTTAATCATATTATGCCTCTCTATGATGATTTAATTTCTAAATTTAATCATCTTGGGGAACCACAGCGGTATACGATTACACAAAACATTCAAAACCTAGGAACAGAAGCAACGACGCAAATGAAAGAACTTTTAACGGCTATTATAAGCGGATTAACAAATTTCATTAGTGCATTACCAACAACTTTAACTGTGCTTGTATTCGTTTTATTAGCTACTTTCTTCATTAGTTACGATTGGCATCGTCTTGCTCAGAAAGTAAGAAAATTTTTACCCAACCGTGTTCATGGCTATGGAAAAACGATTTTTGTCGATTTAAGAAAAGCTTTATTCGGTTTTGTTAAAGCGCAACTTACACTCGTATCTATGACAACTATTATTGTACTAATCGGACTTTTAATATTACGCGTACCATACGCCATTACTATCGCGATTATTACAGGTGTTGTAGATTTACTCCCGTATTTAGGAACAGGAGCTGTCTTCGTTCCTTGGGTTATATACGTATTTTTCACTGGCGACACTGCTTTCGCCATTGGTCTTCTCATTTTATACATCGTCGTGATTGTCCAAAGACAAATTATGGAGCCTAAAGTACTTTCTTCTAATATCGGCCTCGATCCATTAGCAACACTGATTGCTCTATTTGTCGGCTTTAAACTCTTTGGCTTTTTAGGATTAATCATCGGTCCAGTCACCTTAGTACTACTTAATACATTGCACAAAGCTCGTGTATTCCATGATTTGTGGAAATATATTAAAGGCTCACCTTCAAAATAA